In Hydra vulgaris chromosome 06, alternate assembly HydraT2T_AEP, a genomic segment contains:
- the LOC136080916 gene encoding uncharacterized protein LOC136080916 — MPKHAKEHSDFVKKFCICCFRKGTDLRPINNPETTYLNLNKKKNDYSNLIKTIFWKDYSADNPDLPTMLCSKCRKKLAGTDPFFIMRPCYEDLNTRVIRGKKCECFICENGRKSKMEKILAPMVDCVSGKLVYQGAEDVSNKPVERLVCQHCYAQVGQGIPHPCMKLERQKNLTAIVKSTSPTTQEKVLSSSTKDFSTNDSENTLVLKTFGPKQLIVSFGKTEVKKPFFSLDKLNKLQLKLHSSNHNMIEVARFLRSEAGRKSVESGFNIKLIENNEIIGNLFNRDKLPLLLKLKESEELVEKDTPIVYCNDIEELVAMVLHHRSQETNDVDIKLGVDGGQGFLKVTLSITLKPELKNNKIPENLSKSDGYACKDFKDSSVHKTIILAILISLNEKYHNLRLILDKLNISSLDYTVSEDLKILLQMVGKQTATSKHPCPYCMKSSPDFQKANHYTLESLCTLYDQWMADGANLKKAKKYTNVVNSPLLTGNKNKKVLELVNIPGLHILLGVVDKILKEIEKNLFENKECGLQIVNQYLSKINICRVSYQGQHRLEGNACHKLLKNIDSFELFFQEFSLGVSAAKYIKVLRDFEKIVHGCFGKSLSSTYVKDLEEFSTSYRNLRATIPLKVHIIEQHVIEFINMKGGVFGLGYWTEQALKSIHQDFNQFWRMRKVGEHSPNYIEVLKNAVVAYNYKHI, encoded by the exons ATGCCTAAACATGCAAAAGAACATagtgattttgtaaaaaaattttgcatttgcTGCTTCAGGAAAGGCACGGATTTAAGACCAATAAATAACCCTgaaacaacttatttaaatctaaataaaaagaaaaatgactACTCAAACCTTATCAAAACTATATTCTGGAAAGATTATTCAGCGGATAATCCTGACCTTCCTACCATGCTTTGctcaaaatgtagaaaaaagCTTGCAGGGACTGATCCTTTCTTCATTATGCGGCCGTGTTATGAAG ACCTGAATACCAGAGTTATTAGAGGAAAAAAATGTGAATGTTTTATTTGTGAAAATGGGCGCAAatcaaaaatggaaaaaatattggCCCCAATGGTTGATTGTGTTTCGGGAAAGCTTGTTTATCAAGGCGCTGAAGATGTTTCAAATAAACCTGTAGAAAGACTAGTTTGTCAACATTGTTATGCCCAAGTGGGACAGGGAATTCCACATCCCTGTATGAAATTAGAAAGACAAAAGAATTTGACTGCCATTGTAAAATCAACATCCCCAACAACGCAAGAAAAAGTTCTGTCCAGCTCTACCAAAGATTTCAGCACAAATGACTCAGAGAACACCTTAGTTTTGAAAACCTTTGGTCCGAAGCAACTCATTGTCTCTTTCGGAAAGACTGAGGTTAAGAAACCTTTCTTTTCTTTAGATAAATTGAACAAACTTCAATTAAAACTACATTCCAG TAATCACAACATGATTGAAGTTGCACGATTTCTGAGAAGTGAGGCAGGACGAAAAAGTGTGGAATCCGGTTTCAATATTAAACTGATTGAGAACAACGAAATAATTGGAAATTTATTCAATCGTGATAAACTCCCattgctattaaaattaaaagaaagcgAAGAG TTGGTAGAAAAAGATACTCCTATTGTGTATTGCAATGACATTGAAGAACTCGTAGCAATGGTACTTCATCACAGAAGTCAAGAAACAAATGATGTTGATATCAAATTAGGTGTAGATGGAGGGCAGGGATTCCTAAAAGTTACACTGTCAATAACCCTAAAGCcagagttaaaaaataataaaattccaGAGAACCTGAGCAAGAGTGACGGATATGCGTGCAAAGATTTTAAAGATTCAAGCGTCCACAAAACTATTATATTGGCCATTTTGATTTCATTGAACGAAAAATACCATAACTTGCGGTTAATATTGGATAAGCTAAACATTTCATCCTTAGATTACACAGTATCTGAAGATCTAAAGATTTTGCTTCAAATGGTTGGAAAACAAACTGCAACATCAAAACACCCTTGTCCGTATTGCATGAAGTCATCTCCTGACTTTCAAAAAGCTAATCATTATACTCTAGAGTCTTTGTGTACATTGTACGACCAATGGATGGCTGAtggtgcaaatttaaaaaaagctaaaaaatacaCTAATGTTGTTAACTCCCCTTTATTAACaggcaacaaaaacaaaaaagtactAGAACTTGTAAATATTCCTGGACTACATATACTGCTAGGTGTTgtagacaaaattttaaaagagattgaaaaaaatttatttgaaaacaaggAGTGTGGGTTACAGATTGTTAATCAATATCTGTCTAAAATAAACATCTGCAGAGTGTCCTACCAAGGGCAGCATCGTTTGGAAGGCAATGCTTGTCATAAATTGCTTAAAAACATAGACAGCTTTGAACTGTTTTTTCAAGAGTTTAGTCTTGGAGTTTCCGCTGCCAAATATATTAAGGTACTtagagattttgaaaaaatagtccATGGTTGTTTTGGAAAATCATTAAGCTCCACGTATGTTAAAGATCTAGAGGAGTTCTCTACGAGCTATAGAAATCTAAGGGCTACAATTCCTTTGAAGGTACACATAATTGAGCAACATGTTATTGAATTTATCAACATGAAAGGTGGAGTCTTTG GCTTAGGTTACTGGACTGAACAAGCTCTCAAATCCATTCATCAGGATTTCAATCAGTTTTGGCGAATGAGAAAAGTTGGAGAGCACAGCCCAAACTATATAGAGGTGCTGAAAAACGCGGTTGTTGCTTACAACTACAAGCACATTTAA
- the LOC136081110 gene encoding protein GVQW3-like, with product MLHKVYGESAMKKTIVYEWYKRFQDGRKVIENDERSGRPSTSIIDENTKKVEKMVMNDRRITTREDVDEVGISIGSFFKCFGHETSGRKVHSKTAEFRPKKTIA from the coding sequence ATGTTACATAAGGTCTATGGTGAGTCTgctatgaaaaaaacaattgtataCGAGTGGTATAAACGTTTCCAAGATGGCCGCAAAGTCATTGAAAATGACGAACGCTCCGGTCGACCCAGCACATCAATAATcgatgaaaatacaaaaaaagtggaaaaaatGGTTATGAATGATCGCCGAATCACAACAAGAGAAGATGTTGATGAAGTTGGCATATCAATTGGctcatttttcaaatgttttggtCATGAAACGAGTGGCAGGAAAGTTCATTCCAAAACGGCTGAATTTCGACCTAAAAAAACAATCGCATGA